A genomic segment from Micropterus dolomieu isolate WLL.071019.BEF.003 ecotype Adirondacks linkage group LG03, ASM2129224v1, whole genome shotgun sequence encodes:
- the LOC123968840 gene encoding E3 ubiquitin-protein ligase NHLRC1-like, producing the protein MDKNPGSLTPEGILREIQINLLECKVCFEKFSTQQRQHRPQNLSCGHVLCLECITALSHPLLRKLECPFCRQLCSVDSTSHCQVLSDLQELLLSWSPTSSTPTHRAKGGLGLAAGLTSTALHLDKTFGGWGTLVNPTGIAVLGCSGTIVVVHDGEKRVVVFSPQGKKLHSFGRRGLASGEICYPLDVAVTLCGYVVVTDAGDKAVKVFTSRGNHVVTVKESFQMPWGVDTDSCGHILVSDVQAGTLSQVKVDYTHGLILEHQTAFSGLQHPKAVACCHVTGNTAVMEHLPGDSYPPGRHQHTRLRVLTKDFHLLCQTDSFSLTLQSTVRLNMSGVAFDRDGDVIVIDSNQGMIWSLGKLQNGPALTPLVGDHLIRPVGLVSLNNMVVILDSGNHTVKIYSAKSVARTMI; encoded by the coding sequence ATGGACAAGAATCCTGGTTCCCTGACTCCAGAGGGGATTCTGAGAGAGATTCAGATCAATTTATTGGAGTGTAAAGTCTGCTTCGAGAAGTTCAGCACTCAGCAGAGGCAGCACAGACCACAGAACCTTTCCTGTGGCCATGTACTCTGTCTGGAATGCATCACCGCTCTGTCCCACCCTCTCCTGAGGAAGCTGGAGTGCCCGTTCTGTCGACAGCTGTGCAGTGTTGACAGCACATCCCACTGCCAGGTTCTTAGTGACCTGCAGGAGCTGCTGTTGTCTTGGAGTCCCACATCATCTACTCCTACTCACAGGGCAAAGGGAGGCCTTGGCTTGGCTGCAGGTCTGACATCTACAGCTTTGCACCTTGACAAAACCTTTGGCGGGTGGGGGACTCTCGTCAACCCCACTGGGATAGCCGTTTTGGGGTGTTCAGGGACAATAGTGGTGGTGCACGATGGAGAGAAGAGGGTTGTGGTGTTCAGTCCACAGGGCAAGAAGCTGCACAGTTTTGGGCGAAGAGGACTAGCCAGTGGAGAGATCTGTTACCCATTGGATGTGGCGGTGACTCTCTGTGGTTACGTGGTGGTGACTGATGCAGGGGATAAAGCTGTAAAGGTTTTTACATCCAGGGGGAACCATGTAGTGACGGTGAAAGAATCCTTCCAGATGCCCTGGGGTGTGGATACAGACAGCTGTGGCCACATCCTGGTCTCAGACGTCCAGGCCGGCACGCTGTCCCAGGTCAAAGTGGACTATACTCACGGTCTCATTCTGGAGCATCAAACAGCCTTTTCAGGCCTCCAGCATCCAAAAGCGGTGGCCTGCTGTCATGTGACTGGGAACACTGCAGTGATGGAGCATCTACCTGGTGACTCATATCCACCAGGGAGGCACCAACACACAAGACTGAGAGTGCTAACAAAAGACTTCCACCTACtttgtcagacagacagttttaGCCTGACCCTGCAGTCCACAGTGAGGCTGAACATGTCAGGTGTGGCCTTTGACAGAGATGGAGATGTGATTGTGATTGACTCCAATCAGGGAATGATTTGGAGTTTGGGGAAGCTCCAGAATGGCCCAGCCCTGACTCCTCTTGTCGGAGACCACCTTATCCGTCCAGTTGGACTGGTGTCACTGAACAACATGGTGGTCATTCTGGACAGTGGAAACCATACAGTGAAGATTTATTCTGCTAAATCTGTAGCTAGAACAATGATATAG